GGCGCCTCCTCCAGGCCCATCACGTTCGGCTACGACGCCGCCAGCTACGCCAAGAATTTCGACGACgggcgccgccccgccgcacactacggcgccgcccgcccggcctccgccgtcgccaatGCCGCCGATGAGTCGGCCAGCCGCTGACTCGATCGCCTTCCTCTGCATGCTCCCCCTCTCGCCCTGATGCCCGTTTGATCTCGATCGGTCGTGTGGTTCTTGAATGCTTAGCAATGTGCATTCCTTTTTTCTTcaccttctttctttttcgcttttgtttctctctcttattTTGCACTCAGTTGTCGCTTACATGGGCTTTGCAGGTTCAACAACGCACGGTACgtaattttgtaatttgtacATAGCCTGGAGATAATATAAGCAGAGTTTTGTCGAATTTACATGTGTTTTATTTGAATGGCTCCAATGCGATTCTTTctcatctctttttttttgaaagattttCTCATCTTTTATAGGATCCGATCTGATCGAGCTTAAACAAGCACTTGTACTCCCACCCCATTGTGATTAGAATTGAATTGTTAAATATGAAAACCATGACTTGGCCTGTTTTTAGTTCATGGCTGAAAAATGGAACGGTGGTTCGATCAGTATGCATATTATGATTGACAGCCACAGCTACAGATTTCATTTACAAGAATTATATGTCATGTTATTCTGATCTAAGGCGTTAAGTATCAGCATTTGCCATGCAAATAAAGGCACATagaaaaagggaaagaggTCAGCTTTACTCAAGAAAAGGGATGATGCAATGATGTATTTGAGGAACAAAATGAGAGGCAAAAGAGGAAGGACACTGACCATTAGTGAGGAGCAGCTTGATCAGTAGTCATGATCCTGCCAGGCCATAATCTTTTACTCCTGTGAAGAGGGTGTTATTGTCCCTTATAAAAATCTATTGCCAAAGAATGCATTTTGGATCATTTAGTTCGTGTAGTTAATGACCAGCAGCCTGCATTAGCTTTGCCCCGTGAGACAGAAACATTGCTTCCTGCAAGAGCAAGGCCATTTGGTACACAGGTACCAAAGACTGGGCTCCATaccaaaagcaaagcaaagtcTTCTATGCTATGCACAAGGCCCCGTTGCCAGAAAGGCAGGAGCTTCCCTTGGGTGCTAACTGCAGCACTGCAGGTTTCTGCTGCGCATGCGGAGCTCAGTGAATTTTGTCACCCCTTAATTACCATCTGCAGCTTCAGTTCAGAATCATCTTCGGAgtttatgacaaaaaaaagccGCTACaaggggcatttaactttttgccactcttatgaATGATGATAATAGGTTTATCACTGAACTCGTACATTATAAACTTATGATGACCCACATACAGCGAGTGATAAATCTGTTTTGATcactcgtaagagtggcaaaaagtaaATTCCGGCGTTCGAGGATGAGATTTATTAGCACTGAGCATAGATGAAAATTGATCTCGCGATAGACCATTTCTATTATCCAGCTGTAGCCACCAGCCCACCACTGTAAAAGTTATTACTGGCATACTACTACGTACTGCATACTTGCTGACAGAGAGTGCATACGGGAGAGCATTCCGTCGCATTTGTCAGTCTGTCATGTGTTTTCTGCAGTCTGCGGGGACACATGGATCATTAATGGGAAGCAAACAACATGCTTCCATATAATTGAGCTCGCTCAAGGCAGGCTGCGTGCTCAGCATGCGTTGTCAAGGAGGAGGCTGTAAATTTTGTGGTCCAAAGTGGCACCCCTTCACTGTCACCTCAATAAAAGAGTTTGGTCGCAGTCAAGAGGATGCATCCCTCAGCCTGAATGGGATGATGACCGACGCCTGCACGGCTGGACCGTTACCAAAATGTGCATCAGTGCGTGTAGTGCTATACTGATTACACAATCTAGCGACTAACGCCAAGAGACGACGGTACAACAAATTGACCATGGACAGCTAGCTTACCAGAGCTctttagagtaattttatagtccttaagaaggtaccacgagtactaaaattttagtgtaaaatttggtatctcacAGTACCTAGATACCaaaagatactaaaattttacattaaaaatttggtacctcatggtaccttctcaaataCTGTAAAATTATCTGACTTTTATTAATGAAGGAAATTTTCATTACCCGGCTTCGAAAGAACAGAAAAAACGAAGCAAACACCAACTGACCAAACGGCTCAGCTGACGAAAAACAAAGCAAGAACACAATCCACCGCTGACAAAAGATAAGGCTGAAACATTTAGCACCAGCACATCATAATCTACACTTCCACAGGGAACCAGAAACTGAAAACAAAATTCACAGGCTATCAGGGACAAGGAGAACATTTCGCGGCTTGAGCTGTCCCAGTTTCTCCATAAGCAACTCATCTATGTTGTACATACACCCACGATCTTCTGCCTTTAGCAAACTTTTCCATCTCTGCATGGAAGATAGAGCCTAAACCACCTGCAACTATAGATCATGCGTTTATGTCACGGGAGAGTAATGGGCCATGTCGTCAAACGGGGTCCATTTGTTGCGATCTAGGAGGCAATCTTCTTCGGCGCCCCGCGGCTTCGATGGGGGTGTTTCTCTTTTTGTGTTTCTATTTGGACTCAACAAGGACTCCGTGGCCCAATGGATAAGGCGCTGGTCTACGGAACCAGAGATTCTGGGTTCGATCCCCAGCGGagtcgtttatttttttattgtgcaTTTTTCATTCAACAAGTTGTGTGTTGCTTCTTCCGGGAGTCCCAAAAGGAAATTGCACatttttgttatgttttaCTGCCTGGAGCAAGTCCAGAAAAGTCTTCACACGGGTAGGTTTTTTTGTTAACTGAGGGTGTGTTTAGTTGGGTGATGAAAAATTTTGGCTGTCATGGATCTCGGAAGAGATTTTTGGacgaatagaaaaataaattttatagctcgtctagaaaccgcgagatatATTTTGAGTCTAGCTAATCCGTCATTATCATATATGGGTTAGTgcagtacttatggctaatcatgaactaattaagctaaaaaatgcaattagttttttccatCTATGTTTAGTGATGTCCaaaattcgatacgatgtttttttgaaaaaaaaattgagaaataaACGGGCTCTAAAGCTTCAAATTCAGTACTGCCAGAATCACACAAGTATAGGCTTGTGCATTCTAGTAtttgacatgaaaaaaatgggtTCGATCCTCAACGGAgtcgttttttctttttggtacaTTTTTCATTCAACAAGTTGTTTGTTACTCCTTCCCCAGGAGTCCCAAAAAGAAATTGCACGTTTTTCCTTCGAGTTACGTTTTACTGCTTCGAGCAAGTCCAAAAAAGTCTTGCACACGGGTAGGTTTCTTTTGCTAACTAAAGCTTCAAATTCAGTACTAATACTGGGTGGTAACTAGGGGTGAAATCGGTCTTAagccatattttcttttgaattcgAAATCAGGTACGGATAGTGCCAGATAATATATCACCCGTTCCGTATCCTAACCTATATTTTTCTCAGAATCGGATTCAAaaacgtgtattttttatctctaatctatatgtatatataataaatctagaaatgtaattagaatttaaaaataatactttaagaaaaaatatacaatactACTTGTGagcttataaaataataattaacttaatttttatcatGTTTATATGTGaactcataatatattttattatatatttaataatatgggACATTTAGACGGATATAGTTCTTCCTATATCCTAACCCATATTTTTTGACGGATTCGGGTTCGAACTCGGATAATATCgggtatcttttttttttccatattattCCCATAAGCCTTGGGTTGGGCGGCAGGTGGGAAATACCCGTCCCATTTCCATCCTTAGTGGGAACAGCTTGGAGTCGTGAGAGCCTCTGCCAGAATCACACAAGTATAAGCTTATACATTGTAGTATTTGACAAGAAAAAATGCTGAgatatttattagcacatatccttttattatatttttaccatataaTAGGTCACAACCATAATGGAACATATCAAGTTAATAGACGCAGAAACCGATTAGAAAGAGTATTTCTAACGCCAGCTGAAACTTGAAACAACGACTTTCAGCAGCCTCTACGACTTTGCAGGGGTTGACGGTGCTGTTGCTGTGTATAGGGACTTCAACTGCCTGTGTATAAGCTTGCTGTCATACACAGCTAGCTGCAGCTCCATGCCATCCGACCACCATTGTTGCAGTCCATGCGCTTCGAGAAACTTTTGTGGTCCTTTTGATGTCACGAAAAGCTTCGCTACCACGTCGCCAGCGATCTCACTTGCTTTGCGTTGCTGCAGCTGCTCATCTGGAACACCCTcagtggcggtggtggagcaAGAAGGGGCATTGTAGTGACAGCAGATGTAGTCGCTGTTGTTAACATATAAATGTGGCACCCATTTCTTGTCAGCACGCAATTTCTTCTTTGCATTTCCCTCCTCTTTGGTATTGTCAGGCAATGCTTCTTCCGTCAGTGGCAGGCTGGCCTTAACTTTTTTCCACAGATAGCTGGCTTTCTCGCTCATGCTCCTTACACCCATGGCAAGTGAAACAGAAGGTGGATTGAACAGATGGCATTCCACGAAGACTCCTTGCTTAGCGAGTTCTTTGCAAACCTGAAGAGCAAATCCAGCTCCCAAGGAGTGCCCAGCAACACTGACATTAGCGCTACCAAACCTCTCAACTGCTGTCTTCAGTGCTTCTGAAGCTCCAATAAATCTTACTGAACCTTTTAAGCTCTCCCACACCAGGAAACGAAGATCGTCTTGCAGGTCTCTCTTGATGGTGGGCTTCTGAAGCAGTGTTCCTCGGAGAGCTAACACTGCCCTTGGTGCACCACTTGGTCTTATGAGGATAAGGTCAGACAAAGCAGAAGAGCGATCCCACTCGAGGACAGCGCCATAGATGGAACCATCCCTCTCATCTACCAATGTCTGTGTGACCTTGTACTTGAAGGGCTTCCACCATTTTGGAGCAAGGCCGTCATCTTCTCCTTTCTGATCTTGCCTGTCCAGTTCAAGCAGGTACACTGCTTGAATGAAGCAGGCCATGACCATCCTTTTGTAATTTGGATCTTTCCTGCAATAATTTGAACCGACAATGATGACATTAGAATTTTAGAATAAAGGTTGCAGATATAATTGTGGCACATTGAAATAAACTTGGTTAAGCACACAAAGCATATTCTACATTACCGGAAGTTCCTGTATGTATGAGGtcgaaacaaaatataaatcaagTTGTAAAgtccattcaatttttttgatgCAATAACTAACTAAAAAAGTTTGATAAAAGAAAGCAGCCATTGCATATTCTTTTTGTATGTTAATGCACCTCTTGTTTCCTGAGAATCTTCAGGTTcgttcttttcctttctttttgcaCCCAAGTCATGAAAAGCTTTCAGTGGCTTATGAAATGAGGCTATTGACACTAATAGTGGTGTATGCTTATTACAGTTTGGAATGACTAAGACCAGGCATCCTGACCCCTGATAATCTTCAGAATATAGGAACATGCAATTCTGCGACCATTCCTTGTTTGGAAGACCAATTCTGTGATCATTTCTAGGTATGATCTAGTGGACTACATCCAAGTACTATAGCACTGAGCAAGGTAACTGTGGTGAAAACTCTTGTTCAAGTGTTCAGCCAGTAGAGTTTGTACCGTCCAATTGAATCATAATATCCAACAAACATGAGTAATAGCGTGTAGATTTGATTATTATATTAAGTAAAGTTCAGAAAACCAAAAGGGGAGATGCACCAAATTCAACAAAAGTAAGTCCACACATACCCGATAGGAAAGCGCCACGAACTAGCCAAACCGTGTTAGTTTCAATAATCGATTAGTGCTTCTCTGTTATTTCACTTTCTTGTTTAAGAAGAATACCCAATCCCTAATTAAAGGTAGGTCCATTTCTATGCCCATGCCTCACGAAACAGTGCATGGAAGGAAGAGCAAAACTCCGGTGTATGGTAGTATGTGGTATGTAACCTGACTTGTAGGGTATTACTTGACTACTTGTAGCTTTGTAGGTGCACGGCAGTAACCAATATAAACACAAAGCAGACACGACAGCAACCAATAAGCACAAAGCAGACGCGCCGAATCACAGGAACATCACAAACACATTGAAAAAGATGATATTTTGTACAACCGCTTGTGAGGTGCGCGATTGAAGATTTTTGATCTCTCGAAATGTGTATATTGTACCACGCGGTAGTGCAAATTGCAACAAAATCCTGGAAATAGAAGAATTAATGAATTCGGTTCCATGCTTACAATCCAATAAACGCCATCTCCTTTCATCCAACATAATCCCCTCCCCTTCCAACTGGAGAGCCGGGTGCAAACCGGACGGCGTTCCTCTTCCTAAATAAAACCCAGCCCTTTCCTATCAGGATTAAGCGCGAGGCGGCTACGAACCAATGTGCCGCGGCGTCCACGATCCCCGCACAGAGAAACACTCCCCCCGATGACCACCACCATAACGCAACACGCATATCAAACTAGCTAAGATTTCGCAAGGAAaacagagggagagagaatcGTTACCAACCAGCTCGATCTGATGATCTCCCTCCAGTTGGGCGGCGGCAGGTTCCGCGGCCCGGACACGTGGAAGTCGTAGGGGTgcccctccacctccgcgtccgccgcggccaccaccacggcgTCCCCGCCGCACGccccgccctcctccgcctccgcctccgcctcctctttcttccctTCAACCGTCGCCACCACGACCTCCTCacccagcggcggcggcggcgccaagtCGATCGCCATGGCCCGCTCGGGAAGGGGAGCGCGTGCGCGAAGCGGGCGAGTCAGCAACGGTCGAGAATGCTGtacgggaggaggagggggaggagttGGCAGCACGCGAACGCCGCGACGATTCGTgggggcggcgcggggggGAGCGGTATATCTTCTGACGGTGGGATCCTGAAGGGGACAGCGCCCAACGGTCATGTTTGGCAAAAGGGGCAGGAACTGAGGGGAGGTTTATTATGATGGGGGGGATGTGTTGGCTGGCTTGGGCAAGTGGGCTAATGAGTATGCTTTCCTTCCTGggtttcttcctcctcccaacTCCAGCTGCCTTTTGGGCGTTTTTGATTTGGGGCTCCATCAGTTTCGGTTTGCCGGTAGCCCTTGGGTTTGTGTCATCCAAGGGTGGGTGTTTTGTTCTTGCCTTCTTGGTACAAGAGGGTATTTGCACGTGAGGTTTCCAGATGGTGACAGTGTTGGATGCATGACTAATAGCATTCTAAGCAGATATTATATATCTCTTCGTccattttgaaaatatagtaTTTGTAAGAAAGAATGGTTGGAAACTTTATCTCATCGTTTAAAA
This is a stretch of genomic DNA from Oryza brachyantha chromosome 1, ObraRS2, whole genome shotgun sequence. It encodes these proteins:
- the LOC102717294 gene encoding GDSL esterase/lipase At4g10955-like, whose translation is MAIDLAPPPPLGEEVVVATVEGKKEEAEAEAEEGGACGGDAVVVAAADAEVEGHPYDFHVSGPRNLPPPNWREIIRSSWKDPNYKRMVMACFIQAVYLLELDRQDQKGEDDGLAPKWWKPFKYKVTQTLVDERDGSIYGAVLEWDRSSALSDLILIRPSGAPRAVLALRGTLLQKPTIKRDLQDDLRFLVWESLKGSVRFIGASEALKTAVERFGSANVSVAGHSLGAGFALQVCKELAKQGVFVECHLFNPPSVSLAMGVRSMSEKASYLWKKVKASLPLTEEALPDNTKEEGNAKKKLRADKKWVPHLYVNNSDYICCHYNAPSCSTTATEGVPDEQLQQRKASEIAGDVVAKLFVTSKGPQKFLEAHGLQQWWSDGMELQLAVYDSKLIHRQLKSLYTATAPSTPAKS